One genomic window of Geodermatophilus sp. DSM 44513 includes the following:
- a CDS encoding response regulator — protein MRALVIDDSRAMRRIVGAALEGFGYETRQAGHGREALDVLQEGYAPDLCTVDWNMPVMDGLQFVSAVRANPAWRGLTLMMVTSESEQGQIVRALAAGAHEYVIKPFTADALRDKLALLGMLPEEAVL, from the coding sequence GTGCGTGCCTTGGTGATCGACGACTCCCGCGCCATGAGACGGATCGTGGGCGCGGCCCTGGAGGGGTTCGGCTACGAGACCCGCCAGGCCGGCCACGGCCGGGAGGCGCTGGACGTGCTCCAGGAGGGCTACGCGCCCGACCTGTGCACGGTCGACTGGAACATGCCGGTCATGGACGGGCTGCAGTTCGTCTCCGCCGTCCGGGCCAACCCGGCCTGGCGCGGCCTCACGCTGATGATGGTGACCTCGGAGAGCGAGCAGGGGCAGATCGTGCGGGCGCTGGCCGCCGGCGCGCACGAGTACGTCATCAAGCCGTTCACCGCCGACGCGCTGCGCGACAAGCTGGCGCTCCTCGGCATGCTCCCCGAGGAGGCCGTCCTGTGA
- a CDS encoding chemotaxis response regulator protein-glutamate methylesterase, with translation MDPIRVLVVDDSVVVRKIVTDVLSEDPQIEVVGTAVNGRIAVGKLEQLKPDLVTMDIEMPEMNGIEAVRAIRSTRSRVPIIMFSTLTERGASATLDALSAGANDYVTKPANVGSVAASMESVRQQLIPKIKALTGRPVVTGAARAAAPAPVAVRPPAPRTGAVKSPAVLVVGSSTGGPEALARVLPSLPASLPVPVLLVQHMPPVFTRQFAQRLDRLCALRVVEAVDGTPLAPGTVHLAPGDHHLTIRKTNRGLFTALDQAPPENFCRPAVDPLFRSAVDTFDGAVLGVVLTGMGADGRIGAGRIREAGGEVLVQDQATSVVWGMPGAVATAGFADEVLALDRVAEAVLRRLTGPRLAPARTPVPATTGGRR, from the coding sequence ATGGACCCGATCCGGGTGTTGGTCGTCGACGACTCGGTGGTCGTCCGCAAGATCGTCACCGACGTCCTGTCCGAGGACCCTCAGATCGAGGTGGTGGGGACCGCGGTCAACGGCCGGATCGCGGTCGGCAAGCTCGAGCAGCTCAAGCCCGACCTGGTCACGATGGACATCGAGATGCCGGAGATGAACGGCATCGAGGCGGTCCGGGCGATCCGGAGCACGCGCAGCCGGGTGCCGATCATCATGTTCAGCACGCTCACCGAGCGGGGCGCGTCGGCCACCCTGGACGCACTGTCCGCCGGTGCCAACGACTACGTCACCAAGCCGGCCAACGTCGGCAGCGTCGCCGCCTCCATGGAGAGCGTGCGCCAGCAGCTCATCCCCAAGATCAAGGCGCTGACGGGGCGCCCGGTCGTCACCGGCGCCGCCCGGGCCGCCGCGCCCGCCCCCGTCGCCGTGCGGCCGCCGGCACCGCGCACCGGCGCGGTCAAGTCCCCCGCCGTCCTGGTGGTCGGCTCCTCCACCGGTGGGCCGGAGGCGCTGGCCCGCGTGCTGCCGTCGCTGCCGGCGTCGCTGCCCGTGCCGGTGCTGCTCGTGCAGCACATGCCGCCGGTGTTCACCCGCCAGTTCGCCCAGCGGCTGGACCGGCTGTGCGCCCTGCGCGTCGTCGAGGCCGTCGACGGCACCCCGCTGGCGCCGGGCACCGTGCACCTGGCCCCGGGCGACCACCACCTGACCATCCGGAAGACCAACCGCGGCCTGTTCACCGCACTGGACCAGGCGCCACCGGAGAACTTCTGCCGGCCCGCCGTCGACCCGCTGTTCCGCTCCGCGGTCGACACCTTCGACGGAGCCGTCCTCGGTGTCGTGCTCACCGGCATGGGCGCCGACGGGCGGATCGGCGCCGGGCGCATCCGCGAGGCCGGCGGCGAGGTCCTCGTCCAGGACCAGGCGACCTCCGTGGTCTGGGGGATGCCCGGTGCCGTGGCCACGGCCGGCTTCGCCGACGAGGTGCTGGCGCTGGACCGGGTCGCCGAGGCCGTCCTGCGGCGGCTGACCGGCCCGCGCCTGGCGCCCGCCCGCACCCCCGTTCCTGCGACCACCGGAGGACGACGATGA
- a CDS encoding protein-glutamate O-methyltransferase CheR has translation MTLTATSFDWVRQLVHRESAIVLAPGKEYLVEARLLPIARSMGLPDVGQLVDSVRTRPSPESTRKIVEALTTNETSWFRDGDPFTALTSTVLPALLAARGPADRLQVWSAACSSGQEPYTIAMLVEDAMPHASPRVSITATDLSREMVERTRAGRFTQLEVNRGLPAPMLVRHFTRAGSEWQVSPSLRRMVTASECNLAAPLPRMGPFDVVYLRNVLIYFDLPTKQAILRRVRALMRPDGWLFLGAAETTLGVDDSWERVVIGRSSAYRPLKGA, from the coding sequence ATGACCCTCACCGCCACGAGCTTCGACTGGGTCCGCCAGCTGGTGCACCGGGAGAGCGCCATCGTGCTCGCCCCCGGCAAGGAGTACCTGGTCGAGGCCCGGCTGCTGCCCATCGCCCGCTCCATGGGACTGCCCGACGTCGGCCAGCTGGTCGACTCCGTCCGCACCCGGCCCAGCCCGGAGTCCACCCGGAAGATCGTCGAGGCGCTCACCACCAACGAGACGTCCTGGTTCCGGGACGGCGACCCGTTCACCGCACTCACCTCGACCGTGCTGCCCGCCCTGCTGGCCGCCCGCGGGCCGGCCGACCGGCTGCAGGTGTGGTCGGCGGCCTGCTCCAGCGGGCAGGAGCCCTACACGATCGCGATGCTGGTCGAGGACGCGATGCCGCACGCCTCGCCGCGGGTCTCCATCACCGCGACCGACCTCTCCCGGGAGATGGTCGAGCGGACCCGGGCGGGCCGGTTCACCCAGCTCGAGGTCAACCGCGGGCTGCCCGCGCCCATGCTGGTGCGCCACTTCACCCGGGCCGGCAGCGAGTGGCAGGTGTCCCCGTCGCTGCGCCGGATGGTGACCGCCAGCGAGTGCAACCTGGCCGCCCCGCTGCCGCGGATGGGCCCCTTCGACGTGGTCTACCTGCGCAACGTCCTCATCTACTTCGACCTGCCCACGAAGCAGGCGATCCTCCGCCGGGTGCGCGCGCTCATGCGCCCGGACGGGTGGCTGTTCCTCGGCGCCGCCGAGACCACCCTCGGCGTCGACGACTCCTGGGAGCGGGTCGTCATCGGACGCAGCTCCGCCTACCGCCCGCTGAAGGGGGCCTGA
- a CDS encoding chemotaxis protein CheX — MTAVPQAQFDTGERRRTADVRPLITSLIDEATVEAIAGEAWVALVGEDELLLPVPGDLPADTLSAWVDVVGPWTGSVVLTTGRQTAADLTRALLAEAAPELLDHEDVADAFGEIANVVGGNVKAALPGASTLGLPEVGPAPAVRNSEDVCRIDVLWRGQPLAVSVQGALPPLPTPNPQHDNPHPNGASL; from the coding sequence GTGACCGCAGTCCCGCAGGCACAGTTCGACACCGGCGAGCGTCGCCGGACCGCCGACGTCCGCCCGCTGATCACCTCGCTGATCGACGAGGCCACCGTCGAGGCCATCGCCGGTGAGGCGTGGGTCGCGCTGGTCGGCGAGGACGAGCTGCTCCTGCCCGTCCCAGGTGACCTGCCGGCCGACACGCTGTCCGCGTGGGTGGACGTCGTCGGCCCGTGGACCGGCAGCGTCGTGCTCACCACCGGCCGGCAGACCGCCGCCGACCTGACCCGGGCGCTGCTGGCCGAGGCCGCGCCCGAGCTGCTCGACCACGAGGACGTCGCCGACGCCTTCGGCGAGATCGCCAACGTGGTCGGCGGCAACGTCAAGGCCGCCCTCCCCGGGGCCTCGACCCTCGGCCTGCCCGAGGTCGGACCGGCACCCGCCGTCCGCAACTCCGAGGACGTCTGCCGCATCGACGTCCTGTGGCGCGGCCAGCCCCTGGCCGTGTCCGTGCAGGGGGCCCTGCCGCCCCTGCCCACCCCGAACCCCCAGCACGACAACCCGCACCCGAACGGAGCGTCCCTGTGA
- a CDS encoding response regulator has protein sequence MKILVADDSRVMRQIVIRTLRQAGYDDHEIVEAEDGADALAKVSSEKPDLVLSDWNMPNMTGLECLQALRSAGSGVPFGFVTSEGSADMREKAANAGALFLIAKPFTADTFTEHLDGVIA, from the coding sequence GTGAAGATCCTCGTCGCCGACGACAGCCGCGTGATGCGGCAGATCGTCATCCGCACACTGCGTCAGGCCGGTTACGACGACCACGAGATCGTCGAGGCCGAGGACGGCGCCGACGCGCTGGCCAAGGTCTCGTCGGAGAAGCCGGACCTGGTCCTGTCGGACTGGAACATGCCGAACATGACCGGGCTGGAGTGCCTGCAGGCGCTGCGCTCGGCCGGCTCGGGCGTCCCGTTCGGTTTCGTCACCTCCGAGGGCTCGGCGGACATGCGGGAGAAGGCCGCCAACGCCGGCGCGCTGTTCCTCATCGCCAAGCCGTTCACCGCGGACACCTTCACCGAGCACCTGGACGGGGTGATCGCATGA